Part of the Sphaerochaeta associata genome is shown below.
GGACAAGCTTCCCATAGACATGCAGAATGATGCGGTAAGGCCGTATTATGAAATCCTTAGAAAGAAAGCTGTTTCTTTACTGGTAAAGAGACTTTTCGACATTGTCATGTCGATTGTCTTGTTGGTAGTACTTTCTCCAGTCTTTTTGATTGTTTCACTGTTCATAAAAGCTGATTCCAAAGGACCTGTGTTTTATAGGCAGGAACGTGTCACTCAATATGGAAAGAGATTCAAGATCTTTAAGTTCCGTACCATGGTAGTGAATGCTGATAAAATTGGTTCTCTTGTTACCATCAATAATGATCCCAGGGTAACCAAAATTGGGAAAAAGTTGAGGAAGTATCGGCTGGATGAGATTCCACAGTTGCTCAACATCTTTACCGGTGATATGACCTTCGTCGGAACTAGGCCTGAAGTACCTAAGTACGTAGCCTGTTACACTGATGAGATGAAAGCTACCTTGCTGCTTCCAGCAGGCGTGACATCAAAGGCGAGTATTGAATACAAGAACGAAGAGAAGATCCTGAAAGAAGCAGAGAATACTGATGAGGTGTATGTAGAGAGGATATTGGGGGAGAAGATGAGGATTAATATTGAATCAATTAGATCCTTTTCTTTTTTTTCGGATATGGTCTTGTTGCTTCGAACTTGTTTGGCGGTACTGTAAGCATAATGAATATTTGGATTGTATGTGAAGGTGAACCTTTACCAATTAATGGTTTAAATGGAAGATTGATGCGAGGTGGCATGTTTGCCACTCAGTTAGCTCTATTGGACTATCGTGTTACTTGGTGGAGTTCAACCTTCTTACATTATGAAAAGAAGTATATTTCAGATGAACTACAAACTATATTAGTAAATCCGACTTTAAAACTGAAACTTTTACATTCACCTAATGGGTATAATAAAAATATTTCTTTCAAACGTATCAGATACTCCAAAGACTTAGGTAGGGAGTTTCGGAAACAAAGCAGGAAAGAAGATAGACCTGATATTATCTATTGTTCTTGGCCACTGATAGATTTTGCATATGAGGCTATAAAATTTGGGCATGAATTCAATATTCCGGTAGTTATTGATATACGTGATTTTTGGCCAGATATCTTCATACAACCCTTTCCTAAGAGGTTGCAGCCTATTGTAAAACTTGGAATTAGTTGCTTTCTACGAAGAAAAGTCTCCTATGTTATGAAATCTGCTACATCTGTAGTGGGTGTTATTCCAAAGGCTTTGGATTTTGCCAAATCATATGGAAGAGTACTACAAGAACAAGACCATGTTGTGCATTTGGCATATGATAATACCCCAGTTTTGACAGAAGAGTCTTCCGCAGCAAATTTTCTCTGGGAAAACTATGGACTTCAGAAGAACAAATGTATTGTTAGCTATATCGGTTCGATAAGTAATCGAATTGGTGATTTTGACACTCTTATTGAGGCTGCTAAGAAATGCGAAGACCCGTCAGTAATTTTTGTTTTCTGTGGTACTGGCAATTATTTTGCTGAATTGACTGAGAGATGTAAAGATCTCAAGAATGTAATAATACCGGGATACCGAAATAGAGCAGAAATCCAGGCATTGCTGAAACTTTCTACTTTTGGCTTGTTGGCATATCGGAATACCGATGATTTCATCGATTCTCTTCCTAACAAGTTTGGTGAGTATTTGTCCCAAGGATTAATAATTCTTACCTCTTTAAGAGGTGCCTCAAGACAAATCTTAGAGAAAGAAAATTGTGGGACGTATTATCAGGATGCTTCATCTTTACTAGAATGTATTACACGAATTCATTATTCAACTCTTGAAAAGGAACAGATGACTCAGAATGCACTTAATTTATTTCATCGTGAGTTTGATGCTTCTCAAGTATATTCTGATTTCTATAAATTCTTAGAAGCAACAGCATATGTTGCTAAAAATAAAGGTTGAGCTACACATCATGAACAAATCTGATTTATTGGGAAGAATCAAAGAAAGAAAAATAAGCATTGGAGTCATCGGCCTCGGTTACGTCGGTCTCCCCCTAGCCGTTGAGAAAGCCAAAGCAGGATTCAAGACCACCGGCTTCGATGTCCAGCAGAAGAAAGTCGCCATGGTGAACCAAGGCATCAACTATATCGGCGATGTGGTGCAGGAAGACCTTGCTGCGTTGGTGAAATCAGGAATGCTTCGAGCCACCAGCGACTTCTCTTTTGTCGGTGAGTGTGATTTTATTGCTATCTGCGTTCCTACTCCTTTGGACGAGCACCAGCAACCGGATATCTCCTATGTTAGGGATTCTGTCATTGAGATATCCAAGTACCTTAAAAAAGATTCAATCGTTGTTCTGGAATCAACTACATATCCCGGTACCACCGAGGAATTGGTAAAGCCTTTGCTGGAGAAAGGTTCCGGGCTTGTCTGCGGTGAGGATTTTTACCTTGGATTCTCTCCTGAGCGTGTCGATCCGGGCAATCTCATCTACAAGACAAAGAACACCCCCAAAGTGGTCGGAGGCATCGGCAAGGATGCAACCGAAGTTATAGCTGCGGTCTATCGAGCAGTTCTATCTAGTGATGTCTACGAAGTTTCCAGCCCTGCGATAGCAGAGATGGAGAAGATACTGGAGAACACCTATCGGAACGTGAACATCGGACTGGTGAACGAGCTGGCAAAGCTGTGCCATGAGATGGGCATCAGCATCTGGGAAGTCATCGATGCAGCGAAGACCAAGCCCTACGGGTTCCAGGCTTTCTATCCCGGTCCGGGACTTGGGGGGCACTGCATCCCCCTTGATCCTTACTATCTCTCCTGGAAAGCGAGGGAGTACGGATTTCATACGTCGATGATAGAGAGCTCGATGATGATCAACGACCGCATGCCTGAATACACGGTAGAGCGTGCCTCCAAGATTCTGAACAGGTTCAGGAAAGCCCTCAACGGATCGAAGGTGCTGGTACTCGGTGTGGCCTACAAGCAGGACATAGACGACTACCGCGAGAGTCCTGCACTCAAGGTAATCGAGATACTGGAGGGGCAAGGGGCGGAAGTGTCCTACTACGACCCCTGGGTTGCTGAGTACCGATACAAGGGAAGGGCGGTGCAAGGTCTACAGGAGCTGACGATAGAGACTCTGGAAGGTTCCGATCTGGTAATGGTCACTGCCGCGCACAGCAATGTGGACTACGGCTTCGTACAGCAGCATGCCAAGGCAATCTTCGATACCAAGAATGTGATGAAGGCAATCAAGAACCGCGATAACATAGAGGTGCTGTGATGAGATATGCATTGATCGGCTGCGGGAGAATCTCCCCGAACCATCTGGCCGCAGCCCAAGCAAACAAACTTGAGATAGTTGGACTGTGCGACATCGATGCAGCCATGCTTGAAGACAAGATTCTTAAGTTCAAACTGGATACCGCCAAGGTTGCACAATACCATGACTACCTCCTGATGCTTGACGAACAAAAGCCCAAGCTGGTCTCCATCTGCACCGAGAGCGGCAAGCATGCCGCCATTGCCCTGGAGTGCATCAGACGAGGCATCAACATCATCGTGGAGAAACCGATTGCCCTCTCCATCGAGGATGCAGATGCAATAATTGAGGAAGCAAGAAAACATAACGTCAAGGTCTGTGCATGCCACCAGAACCGTTTCAACAAGTCGGTGGTGAAGATCCGCGAGGCGGTGGACCAGCGGCGCTTCGGCCGCCTGTTCTACGGGACGGCCCACATCCGCTGGAACCGGGGTCATGAATATTACGATCGTGCTTCTTGGCGTGGTACCTGGGAGCAGGACGGAGGTGCATTGATGAACCAGTGCATCCACAACATAGACCTTTTGAGGTGGATGATGGGAAACGAGGTGACCGAGGTATTCGCCTATACCGACAAGCTCAACCATCCCTACATCGAGGCAGAAGACCTGGGTATCGCACTCATCCGGTTCGCCAACGGCTCCTACGGCATCATCGAAGGAACCACGGACATCTATCCCAAGAACCTGGAGGAAACGCTCTACCTGTTCGGCGAGAAGGGCACGGTGAAGGCCGGGGGCCAGTCGGTGAACATCATCGAGGAGTGGCGCTTCGCCGATATGCTCGACGACGCCGATGAGGTGAAGGCCACCTATCACGAGAATCCGCCGAACGTGTACGGCTTCGGCCACACCCCCTTGTTCGCGGATGTAATCGATGCAATTAGGACTGATCGGCAGCCGAAGGTGACGGCTGAAGACGGCAAACGTGCTCTCGAGCTGGTATTGGCCATCTACAAGTCGGCAGCTGAAGGCAGGCCGGTGAAGTTTCCCCTGACCAAGTGTGCTACCACCGATTTTAACGGGAGGTTCTCCTGATGGACGAACGGTATGTGCATCCCTCATCCTATGTGGATGATAATGTGACCATAGGCAAAGGGACAAAGATCTGGCATTTCTGCCACATCCAAAGCGGCGCTGCAATCGGTGAAAACTGTTCCTTGGGGCAGATCGTGAATGTCTCCAACAATGTGACAATCGGTAACGGCTGCAAGATCCAGAATAATGTTTCGTTGTATGAAGGTGTGACACTGGAGAACCATGTGTTCTGCGGCCCCTCCTGTGTGTTCACCAACGATCTTACTCCCAGGGCGAAATACCCCAAGGGGAGGGCGGGCTACCTGAAGACTCTCGTAAGGGAAGGTGCTTCCATTGGAGCCAACGCCACTATTGTTTGCGGCATAACCATCGGAAGGTGGGCCCTCATTGGAAGCGGGGCGGTGGTGACCAGGGATGTCCCCGACCATGCCCTGATGGTGGGGGTTCCCGCTAGGCAGAAAGGCTGGGCCTGCGAGTGCGGCTCAATCCTGGACGGGGATCTTCACTGCAAGAGCTGCAACAGGCATTATGAACAGAAGGAAAGCGGTCTTGTTGAAAGGAAGAGGGACTGAACATGGAATTTCGTGATCTGAAGAAGCAGTACCAGGTACTCAAGGAAAGGATGGACAAGGCCGTCATCGAAGTGATAACCGATTGCAACTTCATCAGCGGCAGGCAGGTGAAGGAGCTGGAGGACAAGCTTGCGTCCTATGTGGGAGTGAAGCACTGCATCACTTGCGGCAACGGGACAGACGCCCTGACGATGATGCTGATGGCCTGGGGTATCGGGCCCGGTGACGCGGTCTTCGTCCCCGACTTCACTTTCTTTGCCACCGGCGAGGTCGTTTCCTTCGAGGGCGCGACGCCGGTGTTCGTCGATGTCGATCTCGATACCTTCAACATGGATCCCGTAAGTCTTGAGCAGGCCGTTCTTGCCGTCAAGACTGAGGGGAAGCTGAACCCGAAGGTTGTGATTCCCGTCGACCTGTTCGGCCTCCCTGCCGATTATGACCGCATCAATGGGATTGCACACAGGTACGGCATGAAGGTGCTTGAGGATGTGTGTAGCGTAAACTAAAAATCCCTAGAAAGATCACTTCATCTTCCTTGGTCTGATCACGGGAAATTCCCGGGATTGTTCAAAGGGACAGTTGAGAAGCTGCCCTTTGGAAAGTAACCTTTGATGTAGAAACAAATACATTAAAGGAGAAAGGAGAAGTGCTCAACATGTCCCAAATCAATTGTATCAGAGATTTGAGGAAAGAGGGATACTCAGTGGCAAGGATTGCCAGGGAAGTATCGGTCGATGAGAAGACGGCGAGGAAGTACCTCTGCATGGAAGACTTCTCACCGAAGCCGCCTCAAAAGAAGGAGGGGTTGCCCAGCAAGCTGGACCCCTACAAGCCGCAGATAGACGGATGGCTTTCCAACGATGAAAAGGAGAATTCGAAACAGCGCCATACCGCCCAGCGCGTCTATGACAGGTTGGTGGAGCTGCATCCGGAATTCGGTTGCTCCTACCCAACGGTATCGCGGTATGTGAGGAAAACACGTGCACAACGCTCGAGTTACAGGGCCTGCCAGGAGCTGGTATGGCATCCGGGTGAGGCCCAGGGGGACTTCGGCGAGGCGGACTGCTATGAAAGAGGCGTCAAGCAGCGCAAGCATTATCTTGTCTGCGTGTTTCCGAATTCAAATGCGGATTTTCCCCAGATGTTCAACGGAGAGACCAGCGAATGCATCTGCCAGGGCTTTCAGGACGTCTTTGAGTTCATCGGCGGAGTCTTCCCCCTGGTTGTGATAGACAATGCCACCGGAGCAGGTCGTCGCATCGGGCAGGAGATACGGGAAGCGAAGCTCTTCGCCCAATTCAGGGCTCACTACGGCTTCTCCATACGATTCTGCAGTCCGGGTAGTGGATGGGAAAAGGGGTGCGTCGAGAATAAAATCGGCACGGTCCGCAGGAACCGGTTCGTTCCCCTGCCCGAGTTCGACGACCTGCAGCAATACAACAAGGGCTTGCTGGAGCAGGCGACGAGCTTTCAGGGAAATACCCATTACAAGAAGAACACAATCATAGGCGAGCTTTTCGAACAGGACCGCGAGGCACTGCTGCCGCTGCCCCGACACCGTTTTGATGTCTGTCGGTATGTGTACGCCAAGGCCGACGGGTACGGGAAGGTGGAGATTGACGGCAACCACCATTACTCAACCCGTCCCGAATACCGGGGAAGCGAAGTGCTGGTGGGCATCCGGGCCCACACCGTCGACATCTATGACGAGAAGCGCAAGATCCTGGTGAGCCACGTCCGCAAATTCGGCAAGGAGCGGTCCGACAGCGTCGACCCAAGAACCTCCATGGCCGTACTCATGAGAAATGTGGGAGCGTGGCCCAACAGCGGTGTGAGGGAGATGGTGTCCTCCCCCGTACGCGATTATCTCGATGCGCTGGACAGGGAATCGCTGAAGGATGCCCTGCGAACGATGAACCTGCTGAGCGAGCGCTACAGCTTCGAAAGAGCACTTGATGCGTTCGACCTGGTGCTGAGGAACCCCGGCAACGCCCCGTTCAGCGATGCAATGGTGTTTGCGGCGAGGATGGCGGAGTTCGGGGACCAAACCGACCTGGACGCCGGTCCCGACCTTTCGTTGTACGACCAGCTTCTGGAACAACGGAGGGTGCAGCCATGATGATGACTTCAACCATCCGCATCCAACGTAGGGAAGAGATATCGGACATGTGCCGGAAACTGTTCCTTTCCCAACAACTGGTAGCGTTGTGCCAGCAGGCAACGCCGAGGCAGGAAGAGTTCCTGCATGACGTGCTGTCAATGGAGGTGGAGAGCCGGGAACGCTCAAAACGCTCCAGGCTGCTCAACCGGGCCCGGTTTCCCATGCCCAAGAGCATGGAAGGCTACGACTATTCTCATGTGCGCCTGCCGCCTTCCATTACCAGGGTGGAACTGGAAGGCTGCGAATTCATTGGCAGGAAGACCAACCTGGTCTGCTATGGACCGGTGGGAACCGGGAAAACGCATATGGCCATAGCACTGGGGATGAAGGCCTGCGAGATGGGCCTTGCAGCCCGGTTCTATACGGTGACCGAGCTGGTGCTGAAACTGGCCGAGGCACGGAAGAACGGAGTCTTGGAACGCTTGGTGTCGGACATACGCAGACTGGATCTGCTCATTCTTGATGAGTGGGGGTACGTACCGGTGGACAAGGAGGGGTCCCAGCTCCTGTTCCGCATCATCAGCGACAGCTACGAGAGCAAAAGCCTCATTCTTACGACGAACCTCGAGTTTTCCAAGTGGGGTGGCATCTTCACCGACCAGCAGATGGCTGCAGCAATGATCGACAGGCTCATCCACCATGGGCACCTGCTTGTGTTCGAGGGGCAGAGCTACCGGATGGAGCATGCATTGATGCGGAAGACCGCATCCGAGCGGTCGAAAGGGGGTGACGAACATGGTCGTTGACAAACAATACTTGCGTGAATTGCGTTCGTGTTACCGATACGACGGTACAAAATTCACCGAGGAGCTCGAGCAGATCATATTGGACCGGTTGGGGATAGAACCCAGCCCGCATGAATACTCGGAACAGGACCTGCATGAGCAGGCCAGAAAGATAGTAATGCAGTACCAAAGCCCTGAAGGAAGGCTTCGACTGTTGTACGGCTTGGACAAGATCGAGAACGAGATGGCTTACCTGGGCAACAAGCTTGCCTACCTGAAAGGTAAAATTGCACATCAGCTGCATGGGGAAACGGATCCAAACGTGATCTTTGTGATTGAGGATGAATATGAGGATGTCCCTGATTACAAGCCATAGTTTCTGGATATCTGCATAGATTCCTGTGCAGATGATAAAACCCGGGAATTTCCCGTGATTAGACACGGGATTCCCTGGTGATTAGACCAAGGATTTTTGCTTGACAAAACACAGGATGCAGCTCAGGGATTTGGAGGAGTGTACAAAGGCCGGAGGGCAGGATCGCTCGGCGATGCTGCAACCACCTCATTCTTCCCTGCAAAGCCATTGGGATGCTATGGTGATGGTGGGGCAATTTTTACCAATGACGATCAAGAAGCTGAGTACTTGCGCTCGATAGCGGTACACGGAAAGGGATCCTTTAAGTACGACAACGTACGAATTGGATGGAATTCACGTCTTGATACCATGCAGGCTGCTATTTTGCTAGTTAAGTTTGATGCCTTTACCGATTATGAGCTGGAAGATGTGAACAAGGTTGCATCATGGTATACCCAAGCTCTTGAGGACAAGGTGAAGACTCCTGTTGTCCCGGATGGATACTACTCAAGTTGGGCACAGTACACCATCCAGGTTGGAAATGAAGAAGAGCGAAATACCTTGCAGCAGAAACTTAAGAATCAAGGGATTCCCACCATGGTGTATTATCCCAAGCCGATGCATGGGCAGACGGCCTACAAGGATCTGAAGCAGTATGTAGAGTGTCCGGTTACCGAAAGGTTGTGTAAGATGGTGGTCTCGTTACCATTGGATCCTTATATTAGAGAGGATAGGTTTTCAGTTGTAAGTTCAATTTGATGATTTACGTTTTCATCATGATTATTAAACAAAATTGAATTTGGGTGAAAGTAAGTCATGGAGACGAATTGTTAATGAGTAGTAACTGTGTTCTAGTCACTATGGAGTATCCATTTTGCAAAGGAGAGTCATTCCTTGAAAATGAGATTAAGTATTTATCTGAATCTTTTGATAGGGTTTATATATTTGCGCTTTCTGCTCATGGGAAGCAAACGAGAGAAACTCCTCATAATGTGATTCCTGTTCCACTCAAGAATAACGCTTCTAAAACGCGTTATATTCATTATACTCTACGTGGGATTCTCCCATTTGGAAGAATCGGAATGAAAGAGATGTTACCTGCTGCAACACTGAAGTCGTTCTTGGCGTCGTTGTATGCGAGGGGGAGAGTTCATACTAGCTATAAGAAAATCATTTCTATCCTTGATCTTGATTTCAACAAAGAGTCCCCGACCTTTGTTGCTTTTTATAGCTATTGGTTTATGGACCAGGCCTTATTGGCATGTCTCTTAGGAGAAAGGTACCGGACACAATTTCTTATAAAAATCATTTCCCGAGCTCATGGGTATGATCTATATGAGTCGCGTAATAAAATAAATAGTATACCTTTTCGTGAATTAGTTTTTAAGAAAATTGATGCAGTATATCCTTGTTCAAAGGATGGAGCTGATTATTTAATACAGAAATACCCTAAGTGGAAAGAGAAAGTCAAGGTTGCTTATTTAGGGACAATTGATTATGGGATGCAAATAATCCAAAACAAACAAGATCAAGTTTTTCATATTGTTACTTGTTCTAATCTCATTCCACTTAAGAGAATTCACCTTGTTGCTGAAGCACTTGCAACGCTTAAAAGTCGGCAAATTGAAAATATTCATTGGACTTGTATTGGTGATGGGCCAGAAATGCCGCGAATAGTCTCTATTATACATGATAATAACATTTCAAATCAGATTAGTATAAAAGGTAGATTAGCAAACAAAGAAGTTATTGACTTTTATAAGTCTCATTACTGTGATTTGTTTATTAATGTAAGTACTTCTGAAGGATTGCCAGTGTCAATAATGGAAGCCCAATCATTTGGCATCCCGGTGATTGCTACTGATGTTGGAGGGACTCGAGAAATAGTTGACAATTCTTGTGGTACTCTTTTATCTCAAGATATTTCAAGCGGAGAGCTTGCAACAATAATCGAGAATTACTATTCATTAAATGAAGAGTCATTACAGGAATATCGAAGAAATGCAAGGCACAACTGGGAGAAGCTATTTAATGCAGATATTAACTATAAGAAATTTATCCTCGAAATTTGTGGCAAGTAAGACCTTCTGTACTTTACAAAAGGTAATCCTTCAATTGAGAATTAAATGAATATAGGATTGTATATTACTGCTTTAGGGCCAGGCGGGGCAGAAAGAGTTGTCAGTAGGTTGTCAAGCATTCTACATGAGCATGGCCATAATGTATTTGTAATCATATCTGATACAAGAAAAATTGCTTACCCGGTTGGGGGGGCTCTTGTTGATTTGAATCTTCAATCAAGCAACTCAGTTTTTCGAAAACTGGGCATACTTTGGAAACGCGTATCAAAGCTGAAGAAGATAAAAAAGGAGTATGATCTCGAATCGGTAATCAGCTTTTTAGATGGGGCAAATATTGTCAATGTACTGGCTCGAGTAAACAAATCTCACGCATTTGTTTCCATTCGGAATCATCATAGTTCTGAGATTAGTTACTATGAGAAACGAATTCAATTCCTTCATAAACTGCTAATGGGCAATATTTATAGAAGAGCTGCAGGTGTTATTTGTGTTTCCAAGCTTATCGCATCCGATATACATAAGAACTATAACGTACCTCAAAATTTGATTTCAGTATTGTATAATCCATACAATACTGATGAGATTCTGAGATTTAGTCGATTCCCTACCGACCAATCATTTAAAAATTTTAAAAGCACCAAAACTAAACTGTTATGTAGTACAGGTCGGCTACAGCATCAAAAAGGGTTTTGGCATTTATTAAAGATTTTCAGTTTGCTCAATCCTGAACAAGAAAAACTGGGTCTTGTAATCATCGGAGATGGAGAACAGCAGAAAGAGTTATTAGGATTAGCAAAATCTCTTCGTATTGAAAACTCAGTTTTCTTCGCAGGGTATCAAAAAAATCCATTTCCCATTATTGCACAATGCGATTTATACATTTTGACCTCATTATTTGAAGGATTTCCAAATGCGATGGTCGAAGCAATGTGCTTAGGGCTACCAATTATAGCTGCTGATTGTCAGAGTGGACCACGAGAAATTCTTGCTCCTGAATTGGAGATTGAATTAGATTCTGTTATCGAGCCACTTTATGGATCATATGGCTTGTTGATGCCTCCACTATCAAGTAATGAAGATTGGTTGACGCAGATTGATCCTATCGAAAGAAAATGGGCTGCAGAAATCATGAAATGGAATAAGGATTCTGATAAGCTTTCCTCTTATGCGAATAAAAGTGTTGAGCGTGCTCGCGAGTTCTCTGAAGAGTCTTGTTATCAGCGGTTGGTAGAAATAGTTTTAAGTAATAAGTAGTAGGTCACTAAGTGATTAAGTCTTCCCAAACCAGTAAAAATAGAAAATTTTCAAATAGATTATATGATTTTGTAATGATATTGTTCCTTGTTTTTTTTATTGCATTTGCGAATGTAAGGCCTGCATATGTGATTATTGAAATTGTTTTTATTGGAGTATTTCTCATACGAGCGTTTACGAGAAACATGAGGCTTGAATTTTATGCTTATTGGAGTATTGCTTATCTACTGGTTGGATTGGTTTCAGCGATATTCTCGAGTTATATTACAGTCTCTTTTCAGATGCTAATTTCAACTATTCAAGTACTTGTTGTTACAAACCTATTATTACCTTATATTCGAGACAATGAAAGAAATTGTGATTTATTTCAAATAGGGATTATCCTTGCGATTGCATCTTTAGGTATACGCTTAATTGTGACAACTCCTTTTTCTAGTTTAGGGCTCATGAGGGCAGGTTCATCAATTGGATATAATGCAAATGAATTTGGATTCATTTTCGCTTATGGGACAACTGTTCTTTCATATCTATTCCTAGAAAATAGAAAAAAAATTTACCTCCCCATTATTGTTGTATTTTCCATTTTATGCTTGTTGTCTGGGTCGAGAACTGCTTTAGCAGTGATGCTGATATCATTTTCAATTCAAATCATCGGACATTATACCCAGCAAGGTGATATATTAAAATTCATTAAGGGAATATTCTTTCTTGGAGTAATTTTAATATTACTTATTATCCTAATTACTCAAAATGAGGTGCTATACGATATTCTTGGAAGAAGAGTAGTAACATTTTTTGAATCCTTAACAGGTAGAGAAACTAGCGAAGGGAGCACACTCATCAGGTTATCGATGATAAGTGATGCATTAGATTTGTTTGTAAAAAAGCCGCTTCTAGGGTCAGGTCTGAATACTTTTAGGATATATAGTGGTTATGGAACATATTCACATAACAACTATACTGAACTTCTTGTATCTATTGGATTAGTTGGAATATTTATCTATTATTCTCTTTTCATTTGGCTTTTAATAAAAGTAATAAGGCTATATAAAACAACTAAAGAGGGAAAATATATTTGTGTAGTAGCTTTAGTTTTTGCAGCATTGATTGGAGATTTGGGTACTGTCTCATATTATAGTGAATCTTTGTATGTAATATGGCTTTTTTTTGTGTCTTTGATTGATAGAAAAAGCATTAACAGTAGGAAAATGCTAGGCGTCTCCTACTAGGGCGAAGCGATTCCGAGTTTCTATAATGTATTCAATTATATATCTATTTTCTATAACGGGGTTCATAGTTCATTATGAATTTTAAAACGTTTAAAAGAATCCGTAAAGGTATTGAGAATCCTTCATTGATTTGTTTATTCTTGTTGGATAAGAGACTGTCAAGGGTTTTGTCAGATAAGGCCCAAATATCTCTTCTTTATAGATTTCGAATAGGAAGAAAGCCCAATCTCAGTAATCCAATTACTTTCAATGAAAAACTCCAATGGCTCAAGCTACATGATCGAAACCCGCAGTATACCAATTTAGTAGATAAATATACGGTCCGTGAGCATATTAGAAATACCATCGGTGATAAATATCTAGTCCCTTTGCTTGGAGTATATGATTCAGTGGATGAGATTGATTATGCCAAATTGCCAAATCAGTTTGTATTAAAACCAACCCATACTTCGGGAAATGTTATTATTTGTAGAGACAAGGATGCTCTTGATATTAAGGTAACTAATAAAACACTGAAAGAATGGATGAAACGAGAGTATTTCTGGTATCAGAGAGAATGGCCTTATAAAAATATAAAGCCAAGAATTATTTGTGAGGAATTGCTTGTTGATGACACACAAGTAGATTTGATGGATTATAAAATACTTTGTTTTAATGGAGAGCCTAAATGTCTATTCGTCTGCTTAGATCGAAGAAGTCCAAGTGGATTGAAAGTTGATTTCTATGATTTGAATTGGACCCCTCTTCCTTTTGAGCGGCATTATCCAAGAAGTGGAAAGTTCATTGAAAAGCCAGAGTGTTTTGAAGAATTATTGGAATTGTCAAAGATTTTGTCGAGAGGAATTTCGTTTGTAAGAGTCGATTTCTATATTGTAAATAAGCAAATTAAATTTGGCGAACTGACTTTTTACCCTGGATCTGGTCTAGAAGAATTTACTCCTGAAGAATATGACAAAACTCTTGGAAATTGGCTAGATCTATCCAAAGAAAAATAGGAGATACGAATATTGAAAGAGGATGTTTATATTGGAGAAACTGATTTGATACAGTATCCCCAAAGTCAATATTATTCACCAGCTATTCAA
Proteins encoded:
- the istA gene encoding IS21 family transposase encodes the protein MSQINCIRDLRKEGYSVARIAREVSVDEKTARKYLCMEDFSPKPPQKKEGLPSKLDPYKPQIDGWLSNDEKENSKQRHTAQRVYDRLVELHPEFGCSYPTVSRYVRKTRAQRSSYRACQELVWHPGEAQGDFGEADCYERGVKQRKHYLVCVFPNSNADFPQMFNGETSECICQGFQDVFEFIGGVFPLVVIDNATGAGRRIGQEIREAKLFAQFRAHYGFSIRFCSPGSGWEKGCVENKIGTVRRNRFVPLPEFDDLQQYNKGLLEQATSFQGNTHYKKNTIIGELFEQDREALLPLPRHRFDVCRYVYAKADGYGKVEIDGNHHYSTRPEYRGSEVLVGIRAHTVDIYDEKRKILVSHVRKFGKERSDSVDPRTSMAVLMRNVGAWPNSGVREMVSSPVRDYLDALDRESLKDALRTMNLLSERYSFERALDAFDLVLRNPGNAPFSDAMVFAARMAEFGDQTDLDAGPDLSLYDQLLEQRRVQP
- the istB gene encoding IS21-like element helper ATPase IstB, producing MMMTSTIRIQRREEISDMCRKLFLSQQLVALCQQATPRQEEFLHDVLSMEVESRERSKRSRLLNRARFPMPKSMEGYDYSHVRLPPSITRVELEGCEFIGRKTNLVCYGPVGTGKTHMAIALGMKACEMGLAARFYTVTELVLKLAEARKNGVLERLVSDIRRLDLLILDEWGYVPVDKEGSQLLFRIISDSYESKSLILTTNLEFSKWGGIFTDQQMAAAMIDRLIHHGHLLVFEGQSYRMEHALMRKTASERSKGGDEHGR
- a CDS encoding DegT/DnrJ/EryC1/StrS family aminotransferase encodes the protein MLDKTQDAAQGFGGVYKGRRAGSLGDAATTSFFPAKPLGCYGDGGAIFTNDDQEAEYLRSIAVHGKGSFKYDNVRIGWNSRLDTMQAAILLVKFDAFTDYELEDVNKVASWYTQALEDKVKTPVVPDGYYSSWAQYTIQVGNEEERNTLQQKLKNQGIPTMVYYPKPMHGQTAYKDLKQYVECPVTERLCKMVVSLPLDPYIREDRFSVVSSI
- a CDS encoding glycosyltransferase is translated as MEYPFCKGESFLENEIKYLSESFDRVYIFALSAHGKQTRETPHNVIPVPLKNNASKTRYIHYTLRGILPFGRIGMKEMLPAATLKSFLASLYARGRVHTSYKKIISILDLDFNKESPTFVAFYSYWFMDQALLACLLGERYRTQFLIKIISRAHGYDLYESRNKINSIPFRELVFKKIDAVYPCSKDGADYLIQKYPKWKEKVKVAYLGTIDYGMQIIQNKQDQVFHIVTCSNLIPLKRIHLVAEALATLKSRQIENIHWTCIGDGPEMPRIVSIIHDNNISNQISIKGRLANKEVIDFYKSHYCDLFINVSTSEGLPVSIMEAQSFGIPVIATDVGGTREIVDNSCGTLLSQDISSGELATIIENYYSLNEESLQEYRRNARHNWEKLFNADINYKKFILEICGK
- a CDS encoding glycosyltransferase; this encodes MNIGLYITALGPGGAERVVSRLSSILHEHGHNVFVIISDTRKIAYPVGGALVDLNLQSSNSVFRKLGILWKRVSKLKKIKKEYDLESVISFLDGANIVNVLARVNKSHAFVSIRNHHSSEISYYEKRIQFLHKLLMGNIYRRAAGVICVSKLIASDIHKNYNVPQNLISVLYNPYNTDEILRFSRFPTDQSFKNFKSTKTKLLCSTGRLQHQKGFWHLLKIFSLLNPEQEKLGLVIIGDGEQQKELLGLAKSLRIENSVFFAGYQKNPFPIIAQCDLYILTSLFEGFPNAMVEAMCLGLPIIAADCQSGPREILAPELEIELDSVIEPLYGSYGLLMPPLSSNEDWLTQIDPIERKWAAEIMKWNKDSDKLSSYANKSVERAREFSEESCYQRLVEIVLSNK